The Daphnia magna isolate NIES linkage group LG6, ASM2063170v1.1, whole genome shotgun sequence genome segment ATTTTCACGGATGTGGGAGTTCTCTCCCATTAGATACGCCAAACAGGTAAAAGCTCCCACTTTGTTGCTTGTGGGGAAAGTTGATCGTCGGGTGCCTCCTACTCAGTCAATCGAATACTATCGAGCGTTGCAGCTCAGTGGAATTAAAACAAGGTACAAAAACAATCTGTTAGAACTTGGGAGAAAACTGTGTTTAACATTTGGGTTTAAACAACAGGATGATTCTGTACGAAGACTGTCATTCCCTAAGTCAAGTTCCGGTCGACACGGACGCACTCATCAACACGGTTTTGTGGTTCCAAGAGAGCTTGCAATAGGTTATCATTTATAGCTTGGATAagtattttctttattatctttGGTTGAGTGCTGAATATTGTGcggttaaaataaaaatgggataataatttttcttgttcgCGGATAGTCTTCGAACTTGGCGAGATAATAATTGTGATGGTGCCATGCTCGCATACCAAGATAGCATGCAGAGAAAAGGgcaaaaatagctgatggaGGACTACAGGAAGCGATAGCAAAACCGAACCACTCAACAATTTCTCCAAAGAAATTGCCTCCAGTTACGTAGTTAAACATGCCTCCGACAGGGATTTTGTATCCAGTTTCTCCCGGTTTGCGCAGGCGAATCAATAGCTGATCtatgttttcaaaaaatagaatttttgtgcaaaaaaaaccttttaagATAATACATACCAGAGTGGACATTAATAGCTAACCCAATACAAAATATGATCAATCCTAATAAAGTAACATTGTTTTAAAGTTGATTATTTATCAGATTTTGGTTCTATGAATTAGAATTACCTATAACAAATTGTGGTGATGTTGCCCAATTGTCGTCATACTGATAATAATTTAAAAGGTAATGGCCTTGCATGAAGCCATTGAATAAGCAAAAGCTCAATGCCGAGATGTAGACTAGAAATGGTGAATCTTTGGCACCCCGAGTTGTCAATGGGAAAATTAAACTCCTGTACCAAGAAGAATTTCTCTCACACtacaaattcaaaatgaatgGAAATATTTAAACCGCATTTACCTTTGAAAATAGTGAATGAAAAAACCTGAAAATAGAATTTTATTTGCTGAAGATTTCCAACATGTTGCTGAAGTAGTCCACAGTAAAATAATTGGTACTAAAAGAGCTGGAGACTCCTGGGTTATCCAGGCAAATTTTCCAGGCAGTAGGAACCCAAACCGCGAGCTGCTGTATCGACCTTTAAACAAACCTACTTTCTTATCTCGAACAAGGTATCGTAGCCATACAAATGGCGTTACCATACGGCGCTGGTAAGACGGCCATCGTAGCGACAACACTTAAagtataaaagaagaaaatccaGACCATGTTAGTTAACATTTCTGAATCATTGCTGGTTCTAAAGAGTGGATGTATGTAATCTATAATAAACTTGTCGCCTGAATAAGTTTCGATGGCCATGGTTATAAAGAATAGCGAATAAATACCACCACCGAAATGTTATAGGGAGTCTGTGTGAAAGATTATATGTTTATATTGACAGTTCTTTCCTCGCAGATTCGATGTTCCGTCAACGTTGCCGGATTTACAATGAAATGGTTATGCAAATGATTAACTTTATATTTAActttaaaacaattattgAATGTAACGTGCATATGGCGTTATTTTAGCTAATCCATGAAAAGAAATCCCATTTggttttggaagaaaaaagatactTTTCTTAAGTGTGTTGACTTTGAGTGTGCTGATAAGAGATGGCGTTTTGGTAGTGGGTAAACTTTGCGCGCCAAATTTTTCACTACAGTATTCAGCAGGGAGACACTGAAGGTTAAGGTTCTACATCATTCATCCATCCTACATCATTGTGCTCAAACTTTTACAGGtagtaaagggttttttttcatttttacttgTTCTTGCATTAAGGTTTGGAACAAACCAAGTGTCTCATGTTTGTTATCAATAGCTCATCAATGGCATATATGGTTTCTTCAAACTTCCGACCATTGGTGGTCTATTAGCGAGAGCCACGTGCATGAATTCGATCGTAGAACCCTCAGGTGAATGCTGTTTTAATTTAAGCCATAATTTTTGTTGAGTTAACTAAAAACACTGAAGCTTACAGAAGATCATGAATTTTGCATGAGACAAGAGGTGATAACTCAATGGGTGAATTTGCTGACAAAAATGAGACATCACAAATTGGAGGCTCCAACAACTGCTATGTTTTCTGAAGACTAAACTGCTACATTTTCCTAGTACACAAGACTTTGTTATAGTAAAGCATCCCACAATTAATGCCTGACTTTTCTTCTTAAATGTAGTGTTTTTGCTTCAAATCTATTGCACTTCCTGCAGATGGCTCATTTTAAAGATGATTTGATACAAGTCTTCCCTCCTCAAAGTAGGTCTGGCCTACCATATTCCAGGACAAGATTATGCCATGATGCAATAATCTAGAAGAAATCTTAGAATTAATCTAGAGAAATCATCATACACGTTGCCCATGAAAGGTAAAATATGATGGAAGGAAGCGATGACACGTggcgatttttttctttaattaatatatattttttatttcagaaGATTTCCGTTGCTACAGTAGACGATTGTGCCAGCTTGTCGTGTCTCTAGGGAAACTTCCAAAAGGAAGCGTGCGAGAACATCTAAGAAACGACTCGTAAAGGTCAGTTTATTCTACATCTTGTTGGCAGTTATTGTTAAATTGGCAAGGGCAATCAGTTAAGGTCTAAGCAGGGAAAACACTTTCATTCATTCGACAAGGGAAGTACGTCCTGTGTCAAGACCTTCATAAGTTCCTTTTCTCGCCGAAATTGTTTTCAACGTTGCAATTTGTTGGTGTAAATTCTCCTGTCGAATTTTACTAATGCTTGATATTGAGTCTATTTATAGCGATTAGGTGCAGATGGTGAAGATTGGttttaaattgttaaaaaCGCGCATTCTTTTTGATACGCATAATAATGGTCCATTATTTGCAAGGAAGCAAAAAATTTGTAACTACAAGGATAATGGTAACTTGTCGTAGACGATCCACAGAAAGTCTCACGTCATTCTTATATACACCCAATAAGGTTTTGCATCTTAAATGACAAATCATTTCGAAAAATCCAGTCGTTTTATTCGTGAATGTGATGGTAAAAGACGACAAATGAAGATGATAATTGGACAGGTATTAGAAAATGTAGCATTTTAATAGCGTCTGTGGCTTTGCACGGGAGCAGCATGTGCTTGTTGCTGAGTTGCTGCGGGGGCTGCGAAAGAGATTTGTTGTTGGAGAGCAGCCTGTTGTTGGGGAGCAGCCTGTTGTTGGGGAGCGGAGAAGGTCTGTTGTTGGAAGGCAGCAGCCGGGGCGAATTCGGAAGCGGATGAAGTGGCAGCGGTGGATTGATGAGCTGAAGCTGCGCTGGCAATGGTGACACACGAGCAGATTTGTTGAGTAGGTGTAGAGGCACTTGGGCTTGATGCTGGGCGGACCAGTGGGCTTGGTGCTGGCATCTGTTGCTCAACAGTAAACGCCGGAGTATTTGAAGCGAATTGCTGATTTTTGCTGGCGTAGGAGGCCGACTGACCACCCATCATTCCACTTAGACCGCCAACATTTCCTGTTTGAGATCCTTTGCTGCCCCACGATCTATACGCATACATCACGATGTCAAAAACAAAGGCACttgatttaaaatttattgaaatCAAGTCAACTTACTGGGACATGTACTGGCCGGAGCAGGAGACAGCCATCATGGCGCAGATTACAACGACCTGCATAGGACAAAATAATTCAAGATCAGATATAAACGAAATGAAGCAAGTCACGTCCAAACCCAATCTAAACCTAACACTAAATGAATTAAAGTAAATTGGCTTTTCACCGAGGCGGAATACTTACGGTTTTGAAGGTATTCATTTTGAGGATTGAACTCGAGTGTTGAACTTGTAAAGATCAAATGTGTGTCTTTTCTACGAAATTGCAGGCCTTTATATAGTCCTGACAGCAAGATGGAGTTGGTTGCCATGCAAAGAGAAAACGGgtcaaaaggaagaaaactGACCTAGTTCAAAGGTAAAACCATTGAGCAAAGCTTTCACCTGTTGCTGTGACTTTTCATAGAGCGAGGTTAGCCTGCGACCCATTTTACTTTGGGTCTAAACCTTTCCGGTTTGACCTTGTATTTCACAATGTATTTGTGTACCAACAACTGTTTattcctttctcttttattgAAACCATTGGAAATCTGAGGTCATTTCAATTTGGTTTGGTTCGTAAAACCTCCGTGTTCCCAAAAATGTCTCAGTCTGCATGGACTGTACAACGACTACTATGTTTCTACTCATGAAAATGCTTGTTGTGGATCCTCTCAGGtgcttttattattttctagTAAAAACCAATGATTGGCGACAAAGTAAGGGATCTGACGCTTTTTTAACAGAAAACGTTAAGTAAAAACCGAGATTTTTCCACATTTTGAAGACAATAGAACTATACAGACCAGAAGTAGTCTAATGGAAACAAAGCTTTTATTGAacgtaaatgaaaaaaattttgatgcGTAGTATTATTAAAATAGATTTCTCGCGTGCACCTTCACTGATAGTAAAATGCGTGTACCTTGGCCCATCTAACATTTTCTTCAACAGCTTGATATTGAAAAAGTCAATATTACGGCTGtcaatttttgttgatttatgtttaaagtttttatttgcttgaCGCCTTTTATAAACACGGGTGTCACCGAGTTACTTTTCGATAATCTTTTTGACGTTAAACGTAGGTTTAAGTGACCTTAGTCTCGCTATCTTCTAGGATCCAAACTTTGCTTGTGGCGTCTATATTAATATATTGCTCGCGACACAACGCAGATCCCCCAAAACATCAACAAGGTAATGATCTAATCCTTTTGCCTCATATTCAGTAAATGTATTCATTCCATTTATATATTTACGTAAGTTAAGAATGCAGGTTGCTTCTTACTCCGTCATTGTTCTAGCGGCGTTGTTCGCTTCTTCTCTGGCCGCAAGGACATGCT includes the following:
- the LOC116924669 gene encoding 3-oxo-5-alpha-steroid 4-dehydrogenase 1; protein product: MAIETYSGDKFIIDYIHPLFRTSNDSEMLTNMVWIFFFYTLSVVATMAVLPAPYGRYSSSRFGFLLPGKFAWITQESPALLVPIILLWTTSATCWKSSANKILFSGFFIHYFQRSLIFPLTTRGAKDSPFLVYISALSFCLFNGFMQGHYLLNYYQYDDNWATSPQFVIGLIIFCIGLAINVHSDQLLIRLRKPGETGYKIPVGGMFNYVTGGNFFGEIVEWFGFAIASCSPPSAIFALFSACYLGMRAWHHHNYYLAKFEDYPRTRKIIIPFLF
- the LOC116924677 gene encoding uncharacterized protein LOC116924677 yields the protein MNTFKTVVVICAMMAVSCSGQYMSQSWGSKGSQTGNVGGLSGMMGGQSASYASKNQQFASNTPAFTVEQQMPAPSPLVRPASSPSASTPTQQICSCVTIASAASAHQSTAATSSASEFAPAAAFQQQTFSAPQQQAAPQQQAALQQQISFAAPAATQQQAHAAPVQSHRRY